tagagaagaagaagaagaagaagaagaagagggaagagaggagaatggggagccacgAGGGCTACCTccgcaggaagaggaagagaagggataaataggataggggggaaagccctagacccggataggagacccgaattgctatatttttttcatttttttcattctctgttcatcgcaaatctgactcttctggagcccatatttcacaaaactcaaaacacaaaaattgtagataatccttttctctttctccaaaaattttaatcgtcttgatcggaggttggacagaaaagttatgcacgaaatacgaacaagtgtcggttttgattcccaggATTTTtcttgcaacaaaaaattaccaaaacttcataaatagtgcaataaagttcaagaatgatgattttgacactttattaaaatattggataattttggacatttaattaaaaatataaaccataaaacccgggttaaacatccaattacgcagtttcggtgcataatcacaccccccaactaacattttacTAGTCtccagggtggtgtctacaactgcatactccagtaatcatgaaatcaatgcacatgtgacataattataccacttcacatacaagaatagaaaccctacgtctacttaaggaaacattgggacacgcgttaataaaaactggaaacctagaacatggaactaaaatgtacaagaatggaaactcaattagacacaaatgcacacactaaaatcgaaactttaacaaaactacgaaaattaaatcaagcatcatattttaaatacaaacacaaactcaacgagaatttaaaacaagcaaacaatgacgaaatatgatgaaaacataACCTTTAATCAAACCGAGAATTTAAattaagagaaaaataaaaaaaacaatttaaaatttttaaatctactAACAGCAAGATAagaaaatttaaacttcaataaaaaaaataaaataaggaaaacCATCTTCTAAAGAAaacaataaacttaaataaataaataaaaacaagtgttattttgcaactaaaaagaagtggaaaagaaagaaagaaaagagagagaggaagagagagagagagagagagagagagagagagagagagagagagagaggcggccATGGCAACAGATGTAGCTACTGTGTGTGTCTCCTCGGGTCTTCAAGGGAGTTGCTGCTATGTGGGTCTCCTCGAGTCTTCAAGGGAGCTGCTGCTGTGTGGGTCTCCTCGGGTCTTCAAGGGAGCTGCTGCTGGACAGTGCTGGAGGAGCAGGGGCTAGAGGAACAGGGGCTGGTGTGTGGCTTCGGGGCTGTTGCAGCAAGTTGCAGGCAGTGCTGGAGAAGAACACACGGCTGCCGTGGCTGAAGGAGAGCTGGAGCTGCTGTGTTGCTACTCTGCTGGAGGAGTGACTGCTGGGATGTTCAGGAGACaaggaaaaaaggaaaggaaaatagagAGGGGGAGGAAGAGAATAGGGGATGAAGCaagagcaggggaagagagaagagagtttgagggaaagaaaataaagggaagagaaaagagCAAGATGGAATGAagcaaagcaaactaaagaagaagaagagtaataaggagaagagaagaagaagaagaagaagaagaaggagaggagaggagaatggggagccatgggggctgcctcggcaagaagaggaagagaagggttaaataggataggggggaaagccctagacccggataggagacccgaattgctatatttttttcatttttttcattctctgttcatcgcaaatctgactcttttggagcccatatctcacaaaactcaaaacacaaaagttgtagataatcctttcttatttctttagaaatttgaatcgtctcgatcgaagtttagacggaaaagttatacacaaaatacgaacaggtgtcgattttggttctcgggaattttcctgcgacaaaaaattaccaaaacttcataaatagtgcaataaagttcaagaatgatgattttggcactttattaaaatattggataattttggacatttaattaaaaatataaaccgtaaaccccaggttaaacgtccaattacgtagtttcggcgcgtaatcaatcGGCAAACACTTTCCCTTTTGTtcgctgacatggtgacacgtggacgatcCCCGGATGTCCACAATGCTTACTAGCCATTGAAGGAACTTATGGAGATACTTGAagacttttcaaaataaaaaagccCGAGTTGTGATTCTGAGCTCAAGACCCTATTGGGCCCCACACGGGTACTCTAGACCCCACGTTGCTTCGGCCTCCCTTTtaactttatttatatataattaattgCATTATGAGTTGTTAAGTACTTAATTTGTGCAAGATTTATGTGAGTTAATTTTTGAACATTAAGTGAGTTGTCCCCCATGCCTGTATGGGGACGTTTAGGTCATTTATTACTAGGTATTTATTTTCCCTATATATATTACTATTGTAAATTCTGGAAGATAGTTTTAGCCAAGtattattattgattgaataaagtTTCTTCCTTTGAAAGCTCAGAATTTTGTTCCGATCCTTGAGATTAAGTGGCGAGAGGCTACGACGTTCTCCCCAGAGAtcagttggtgtgagaccaacaCATTTATCCATCATATCTTCACCATCTCATATCCCCACACCATTCGTATTCGATAACAACAACAGCACCCGCACTGGTTCATCGCGATCTTGATGGATTTCTTGGTTTGATTCGAGTTCATTGATCATCAGTAAGATATCCAGTGATTCCACACAATAATATCCATCCTAATCCATCCCTAAATTTTTTTGAGATCCTTGTTTAAGTCCCTATGAGCTTCCATTTCATAAAACCCTCAAAAACCCCATTTTTATCTCCATTCCCTACTGCTTAGTCGACTGACCCCGAAAGTCCAATCGAATGAACCCTTTTAACTCTCGATATTTCCACAAACATTCAGCCAGTCAACTGACCCATAAAACCCAGTTGACTGATCCTCCCAAGCTCAGTCAACTAACCTTGTTTTGCTAGCCAAAAAAACCCTAATATTTTTTGACCCCAGGCAATTGACCTTTCCTCCCCAAGTGACTAAAGTTCCCCAAAACTTAAATTCTCAGCATTTTAACAAATATTTGCTTATCAATAGTGGAATATGATTGTGATAACATAGActtattttcttgaatgattgaatagccttttcataagcatatcacttgattcttttgtgaaagaaccacttgggattgaattttgaattgaactatagaccttttcaaaatccttggacCCGTGTGATAAAGcatgatttgtttgattaatgTTTGGTTGATTCAATTCTTATTTTAAAGTGTTTCTCATGTGTGTTGATTGAGGGTTGAAACCCGTAAGACTAGGTTACCCTGCCCCGTCCTACATCAAATCTTGAACTAGTCAAATTCAGCAGGACCCAAATTGACTTGAAAAGATTTGACTAGTTGGATTTGGTTGACTTGCCCAGggtttataattttatttttttatttttttttgttttttattttgaatgCTTGCTGGTCAATTCCAGTTCCAAATTATAGATTTTTGgatcttttatttttaattgaaaattaagattttattttttatttttatttttttgcttgtatttttataTGTGTTCCGTAAACATGACATCTTTTGCTTCTTAAGTTATTTTTACCCTTTTAATATGTAAAACTTAAATTTAGTTTATCATACATTTTGAGTCTTAATTCTTAAATTTACAACATATTGAAATGTTATAAAATTTTGGtaatatataatatcataatattataaaattcACAACATACAAAAGATATTTTATAATGTAATGAAATTCTATTTAGATTATTATTGATCCATTAGTTTGATCATTGATTTGCCAGTCGAATTAGTGACCTAATAACCCATTTCTTGTTAGTTGTCGTGTTGGTTAAGAATGAATATTCTTTAATTTTATCATGAGAATATTTAACAGACATGTTGCATAtctaaatttagaaaaaatatgaGAGAATTATGAGAAAATAATAGGAAAATCTTTGAAATGTAGCCCTTCTCTCTTATATCCTTTTTATGCTTAGTAAGTTGATATATTCATCTTGctttcttccaaaaaaaaaaaagagtaatggAATAActagtttttaaaaaatatattaatttaccaattaatttatttttaaatttgatgcgaacctcaatcgacacgcgtttagacccagcaaacaatgttggaatgcttgcccaagaaagctaaaatttagattttgataggaaactccaacccaacatttataaatgaaacgtgaaccgaaagtataaagtaacaaaccccgacccaatgattataaattaatcatgaaccgaaggtataaaatttgaacgccataAGGAAGAATcattgataagttcgcaagttctctaaagaaccaaagaagaaacaaatcctcacttttcttgatttctattcaatgatcaattcttacaatggtgagatatatatagctagcataggggacaaggatattaaatacttaataattctcacacaaacatgggagacaaggatattaaatacttagcaattcccacacaaacatgggagacaaagacattaaaaataccaacttactagacacattaatgactctcagaACTTACTAAAAACTCATGCAActtaagttgtcttacaaattacaaattaaatgtaaagacaaaaggtcaaaaagtcaaatcccctaattgaatagcacaccattaataaggagattacagccattaagcaagattagctccatcaaaaacttggattaagtttattgagccttcatcattctttgggccaagcctggagtggcccgtttttgaataagcctaaatatcttgaatcaacccATGAAGtgtttctttgatctttttgaatctcgctctagtgataggcccaacaggcacatgcaatggatcctttgattgtgcttgttgattctcatcaaaatttttatttaaaaaaaaaacatttttaagaagaataagaatatatatatatatatatatatatatatatatatatatatataaaagttaattaactccgcctgtgatgcacttaatgtcctaattttttaaCACACAGTcagtcccaagcccgggttaaggaggagggttatGTTAGGCAGCTGACAATCAACGTAAAATTTTTCAGattactatgatatgaatccttaccgaatatttgttggggcgtcccctacgagcgacgtgTTGCACTTAAACCACCcgagtgtagcgaaaagtgggcgagggtgggctaagTCGTCCCCTCGAAGTGACATGTCGTGTCGGCACTTGgatacggtgtcaaatatgcgaagGTTCTTGCATCATTCTAGACGTGGGCAAGTAAAGACATTAGTTCAaaaaactaggattagattagcaagtTGGAATATAAGGATACTTAGAGGTAAAAGCATAGAAATTGttgatacaatgattagaagaagaagaagtcaaatagattttttttttttttttaaactaggagggtagattgcttatcatgcaaggattgtaaagttattccaggtgaaagcctaaccacacaacatagagttttagtgttagatatatgtattaaaaaatggaagaaaaatgataaaataaatcagtgtatgagaactagatggtggaacttaaaagaagaaaatataataaaatttaaagataaaatgatcaaagatggggattggaccttagaggatgagatagaaacaAATATtatttggaatagattagctagctctattaaaaagatagcaacagagattttaggtgaatcaaggggaagattttcaaatagtaaagaaagttggtggtgggataaagatgaacaaaaaatcataaagacaaaaagaatttggtataaaacgtggcaaaaatgtggaaacagagataactttgaaaaatataaggaggcaagaaaagatgtaaaaaaggtcgttagtgaaactaaatatagatcatttaataatttgtatgatagattaggtacaaaagaacgggaaagagatatatttaaacttactaaagctagagaaaggaagagtaacgatttaagaaatgtaaaatgtataaaaagtgaggatgatattgtcttggttaagggcgaaaatattaaagaaagatagcgacgttactttagtaagttgtttaacgaaaaccaaatagaaggcttaaattttagaattgtcaaatgaggaaaagactaaaaatataagatttattcgcaaaattagacttaacgaagttaagtttgcactaaaaaagattttaaaaaatgggaaagctatgggatcagataacatcccaattgaagtttggaaatgcttgagtgataacagaattatatggttaactaatttatttaatacaattgaaaaaattaagaaaatggtagatgaatggaggaaaaatactttaatacctatatacaaaaataaaaggagatattcaaaattgtaataactatcgtgaaattaaacttatgagtcatacgatgaaactatggaaaatggtagttaaacaaagattaaggttagaaacgaagatctcaaaaaattaatttggttttatgcctaggagatctaccacagaatttatttatcttttaagaagattaatggaaaagtttagggaaaagaagagggacttgcatatgatatttattgaccttaagaaaacatatgataggatacttagGAAAGTtatatggtgggttttagaaaaaaaaaaaaaaaaaaggtgtatgttgtaggtacaccgatgtcattaaggatatgtacgatggagtaatgactagtgtaaggactatagacgaagaaactagagaatttccaattaccataggtgtacatcaaggatctgctttgagtctttttgctttagtgatggaccaattgactaagagtattcaaaaggaggttccataatatatgttgtttgcagatgatattatattaattgacgaaactggggatggagtagaggctgaattagaattatggagagaagctttggaatctagaggctttaaaataagtagaaataaaacagaatatatgaaatgtaattttagtaatgataggaggaatattagaaacaaagttaaacttgatgatgaaaaaataaatagaacttgtagatttcgatacctttgatctattatacaagttgaaggagaaattgaagatgatataatgcatagagttaaagcaagttggataaaatggagaagtgcttcaagtgtgctatgtgatcatagaatatccttaaaattgaaagggaagttttataagacagctacAAGAtcagttatgttatatggatcggaatgttgggcgataaagaaacataatatctaaaatgtaaaagttgtcgagatgagaatgcttagatggatgaatggtataacattgaaagataaattaatgaatgaacatattcgtggtaagttaggtgtaattcctataaaagataagataagggagggacttcgttgtaagttaggtgtaactcttatagaagataagataaggaaggaaccactcagatggtatggacacttacaaTGTAggtcttatagtgcacctgtgaggaagagtgacttaattactgtggggggcagtagaaagAGTATGggtaaacttaaaataacttggaaagagatagtgagtaagaatttaatatttttaagtctATCAAAAGAAATGTTTGATgatagtgggactaaggcttgatttttttgttgttgttgttgttgtataagtTAATTAacttgatttatttatttataatccCAAACAGGAGGTGCAGCTTGCCCTGGCCGTTGGATCAGGTCACTTTCTCTTAGCAAAAGGGAATACGGAGAAATCATCCACTGTGACTCCACAAATTTAGCAAACGTGAGGTCTCTTCCGACCACGTTTTTACCGCCAACCAAAAATAACTTCAAATTTTTCCTTAACTTTTCGCGGTCGctacaaaattcaaaattttcatgatAGCGATTAAATTTCAGACTTCAAAACCCTACTGTTATTCCCGCTCCCTTCCAGGATCCTGGGCTTCACATCTCAGATCTGTAATGGCGGACTAGCGGACTCAAAGCAGAACCGCGTTTCAGGTACTCCATCTCCACTCTCACAAAgtctttttcctctctctctctctctcacagaaACGGAAAGATCTGGTATTCTGTTTTGTCCGTTTGCCTCGGCGATTTCTGTTTTCCTTCCGCAGAGTGGTTCTGTATTTTTGGAGTTCATATACCCGATTGAGGTAATTATGGTGAGGGAGCAGAGGATTGAGTCGTTCTACTCGCGATTACGCGAGTCGGCTTCTGCCTCATCCTCGTCCCCTCTGCTCATATTCCCCTCCACTTCCGATGTTGACTCACTTTGTGCCGCCAAGATTGTTTTCCATGTCCTTGAATCGGATTCAGTTCGATACGCATGTTACCCTGTTTCGTCATTTAAGGAAATTCACCAGTTCGCCGGCTCAAATCTGTGTTCGTCGTCCGATCAGCCTGTGTCAGTCCTTTTGATTAATTGGGGCTGCCACCGGGACTTGAGAAAGCTTCTCAATCTAGGACCTGCAGCTCGCGTTTTTGTTGTGGATAGTCACCGCCCGATTCATCTGCATAATTTGAGTGATGAAAATGATCGGGTGATAGTGCTCTATACGCGGGATGATGAATATCAGGCTGATTTAGCATATGATTTCGACGTTTCCGCTTTGGCAAATGCAAGTGATTTGAACAGTGACGATGAATTCGATGGTAATTCGGATAGTGAAAATGACAACGGGAGTGAAAGTGAGGAGGAGAGAGATGGGAGTGGATCGAGAAAGAGGAGGAAGGTTTTAGAGGGAAGTGAAGAAGATCCAGTTCTGCTTTTTCAGAAGCTGAAGAAGGAGTATTACCATATGGGTACCTTTCATGGAAAGCCCTCCGGGTGTTTGATGTTTGATCTCTCCCACTCACTGAGGAAGAACACAAATGAGTTGCTTTGGTTAGCTTGCGTTTCTCTGACAGATCAGTTCGTGCATGAGAGGTTGACCAACGAGAGATACCAAGCTGGGGTGATGGAGCTTGAGCAGCATATAAACAGCTCAGGTAATCTGGATGCAATTACTTCTGTTACCCTTAAAGATGGAACAAAGATTCGAGCACCCGATTCTTCTAGAATTGCATATGAAGAAGGGCCAAGATTGATGCTGCTACAGGAATGGTCTCTGTTTGATTCCATGCTTTGCTCTTCTTACACAGCAACGAAGCTAAAGACCTGGAGTGATAATGGGATGAAAAGGCTCAAGCTGCTTCTTGCTCGAATGGGATTTGCACTCACTGATTGCCAACAAAAGTTTCAATACATGAACATTGAAGTCAAAAGGAAAATGAAAGAGGAATTTGAACGGTTTCTGCCAGAGTATGGGCTTACAGACTTCTACTTCAGAAGTTTTTTGCGCATGCATGGATATAGTTCAAGGGTTTCAGCAGCAGACGTGGTGTATGGCGTCACTGCTTTGCTGGAGTCATTTGTAAAATCAGATGGCACTTGTGCTTCCAAGCAATTTGGAGTAGCTTATGATGCATTGTCCTTGAGCAATCTTGATAAGCTGAGAATGGGAATGCAACAGGCAATAAATATACAAAGGGCAATTCTTCGACAAGGAAGCACAGCAATAACCAAGACTGGTTCCATAAGAAGTGGGAGGAAATTCAGATGGGTGAAACTCGAAGATTCAGTGGACACAAAGCTGTTGGCATACCCACAGGCTTTAACTAAATTTTGTTATTTCATCATGGACGCCTTGAGGgaaaaaggagcaaaaatgaAGCCTTTGCTTTGTGCTTGCTTATCACAGGAATCAAACAAGGTATTGATAGTTGGAGTTTGCGGGAAGCCACGATTAGGGGCTGTACAAGGAAatgcatttgggattgcattcAGAAATGCAGCCGAGGAGATTGGAGCTGAGTTCTTCCATGAGCTGTTCGAGTCTTCATGGATAGTCTTGGATGCTGTAGCTGTTAATTCTTTCATGATCAGGTTAACCGAGAAACTCTGATGTACAATAACTCTGTTGTACAATTTCTCTTGGATTGTAATGTGCTGTTTACAAATTTATGTCACACTTTTGTTATTTATGCTAACTGGAATGGATGTGACATGTCTCATGAATGTGAAGGCTTGATTGATTTGTTCAGCAAAAAGGGTTGGTTTCCGCAATCTTTGTCTTTTTTTTT
This region of Malania oleifera isolate guangnan ecotype guangnan chromosome 10, ASM2987363v1, whole genome shotgun sequence genomic DNA includes:
- the LOC131165751 gene encoding uncharacterized protein LOC131165751, whose translation is MVREQRIESFYSRLRESASASSSSPLLIFPSTSDVDSLCAAKIVFHVLESDSVRYACYPVSSFKEIHQFAGSNLCSSSDQPVSVLLINWGCHRDLRKLLNLGPAARVFVVDSHRPIHLHNLSDENDRVIVLYTRDDEYQADLAYDFDVSALANASDLNSDDEFDGNSDSENDNGSESEEERDGSGSRKRRKVLEGSEEDPVLLFQKLKKEYYHMGTFHGKPSGCLMFDLSHSLRKNTNELLWLACVSLTDQFVHERLTNERYQAGVMELEQHINSSGNLDAITSVTLKDGTKIRAPDSSRIAYEEGPRLMLLQEWSLFDSMLCSSYTATKLKTWSDNGMKRLKLLLARMGFALTDCQQKFQYMNIEVKRKMKEEFERFLPEYGLTDFYFRSFLRMHGYSSRVSAADVVYGVTALLESFVKSDGTCASKQFGVAYDALSLSNLDKLRMGMQQAINIQRAILRQGSTAITKTGSIRSGRKFRWVKLEDSVDTKLLAYPQALTKFCYFIMDALREKGAKMKPLLCACLSQESNKVLIVGVCGKPRLGAVQGNAFGIAFRNAAEEIGAEFFHELFESSWIVLDAVAVNSFMIRLTEKL